In a single window of the Paramisgurnus dabryanus chromosome 23, PD_genome_1.1, whole genome shotgun sequence genome:
- the kif21a gene encoding kinesin-like protein KIF21A isoform X4, translated as MSGGQDESTVRVALRIRPQLAKEKIEGCHICTFVTPCEPQVVLGKDKAFTYDYVFDMDSTQDAIYANCTEKLIEGCLEGYNATIFAYGQTGSGKTYTMGTGFDVTIPDEELGIIPRAVSHLFKGIEQRRQAAADQGRPVPEFKISAQFLELYNEEVLDLFDTTRDMEMRKQKSHIKIHEDANGSIYTVGVTTRTVSSEAEMMQCLKLGALSRTTASTQMNVQSSRSHAIFTIHICQVRVCASGENPPEQDNETDNRLANNSSEMEEFETLTAKFHFVDLAGSERLKRTGATGDRAKEGISINCGLLALGNVISALGDRSKRSTHVPYRDSKLTRLLQDSLGGNSRTVMIACISPSDQDFMETLNTLKYANRARNIKNRVMVNQDKASQQISALRTEIARLQMELMEYRTGKRLVGEDGLESINDMYHENSMLQMENNNLRMRVKAMQEAIDSQGARLTQLLSEQANQVLSRAGEGSEEIGNMIQNYIKEIEDLRAKLLESEAVNENLRRNLTRASTRPQFYGGSGAFSSALLGADPSQETADIIEIAKKDLEKLKRKEKKRKKSASKDETLHSEAKISEGEPSEPTNHEPEETSDREEGDGEEEEEDVDEEEIDAEESSDESDSELDEKEDFQADLANITCEIAIKQKLIDELENSQRRLHTLKQQYEQKLMMLQCKIKDTQLERDRVLQNMGSVESCSDDKAKRIKAEYEKKLGIMNKELHKLQAAQKEHARLLKNQSQYEKQMKKLQQDLAEMKKTKVRLMKQMKEQQEKSRMAESRRNREIATLKKDQRKQEHQLKLLEAQKRQQELILRRKTEEVTALRRQVRPMSGKVTRKGNVPEPSQDHLHRPPSGRPYPGSGAPNGTRLYYRRPAGIYSTRIARGKWQTLERRISDIIMQRMTISNMETDMNRLLKQREELTRRRDKISRKRERLLAEEPEGEKDVQTLNEELESLLANIDYINDSISDCQANIMQMEEAKEEGDAVDVSAVIGSCTLAEARFLLDHFMSMAINKGLQASQKESQIKVMEGRLKQTEINSATQNQLLFHMLKEKAEFNPELDALLGNALQELGNMPSENGDDSSSDESTQSPAVEGITLASDIMKLCGETKSRTKARRRTTTQMELLYVNNCDCGPETPLHPMSETIEGTGDLESAGNTVRDRDYMLPAGLTSRMGSISSSGNRLPTGGQKRVPEPSPVSRRKTYDKGQADKAKAKEIIQGVISPVPVSKSSRAGSLQCVHIAEGHSKAVLCVDSTDDLLFTGSKDRTCKVWNLVTGQEIMYLGGHPNNVVSVRYSSSLVFTVSTSYIKVWDIRDSAKCIRTLTSSGLVNPGDTCAASTNRTVTIPAGENQINQIYLNPSGTVLYAAAGNSVRMWDLRRFVSTGKLTGHLSPVMCLTVDQTCNGQDLVITGSKDHYIKMFDVTEGAVGSISPTHNFEPPHYDGIESLVVQGDCLFSGSRDNGIKKWDLARKDLLQQVPNAHRDWVCALGIVPASPILLSGCRGGVLKLWHTDTLSPLGEIRGHESPINGISTNSTHLFTASDDRTVKIWRSRGGLDSGTDVTDTTDDAVGN; from the exons GATTCGTCCTCAGCTTGCGAAGGAAAAGATCGAAGGATGTCACATCTGCACGTTCGTGACGCCCTGCGAGCCGCAAGTGGTTCTGGGAAAGGACAAGGCCTTCACATACGATTATGTGTTTGACATGGACTCAACCCAGGATGCCATCTATGCCAATTGCACTGAGAAACTCATCGAAGGATGTTTGGAGGGTTACAATGCAACTATCTTTGCCTATGGacag ACAGGGTCAGGGAAGACATATACAATGGGCACAGGGTTTGACGTGACCATACCAGATGAAGAGTTGGGCATCATCCCACGGGCGGTCAGTCATCTCTTCAAAGGCATTGAGCAGAGACGGCAGGCGGCTGCAGATCAGGGCCGACCCGTCCCAGAGTTCAAGATTAGTGCTCAGTTTTTAGAG TTATATAATGAGGAAGTGCTGGATCTGTTCGACACCACACGAGACATGGAGATGAGGAAACAGAAATCTCACATTAAAATTCATGAGGATGCCAACGGCAGCATCTACACTGTAGGGGTGACGACACGCACAGTTTCCTCAGAGGCAGAA ATGATGCAGTGTCTGAAGCTGGGCGCTCTCTCTCGCACCACCGCTAGCACACAGATGAACGTACAGAGTTCTCGATCCCACGCCATCTTCACCATTCACATCTGTCAAGTGCGTGTTTGTGCCTCTGGAGAAAAT CCCCCAGAACAGGACAATGAGACAGACAATCGACTGGCCAACAACTCGTCTGAGATGGAGGAGTTTGAGACACTTACAGCCAAGTTTCACTTTGTGGATCTGGCCGGGTCAGAGAGACTCAAGAGGACAGGGGCTACAGGGGACAGAGCTAAAGAAGGCATCTCCATTAACTGTGGACTG CTGGCATTGGGAAATGTGATCAGTGCTTTAGGAGACAGAAGCAAGCGCTCAACGCATGTGCCTTACAGGGACTCCAAACTTACTCGCCTTCTTCAAGATTCACTGGGGGGAAACAG CCGAACAGTGATGATCGCCTGCATAAGCCCGTCAGATCAGGACTTCATGGAGACCTTGAACACACTGAAGTACGCCAACCGGGCACGCAACATCAAGAACAGGGTGATGGTGAACCAAGACAAGGCCAGCCAGCAGATCAGCGCTCTGAGGACGGAGATCGCCCGATTGCAGATGGAGCTCATGGAGTACAGAACG GGGAAGCGTCTGGTTGGAGAAGACGGGTTGGAAAGCATCAATGACATGTATCATGAGAACTCAATGCTTCAGATGGAGAACAATAATCTGCGCATGCGTGTGAAGGCCATGCAGGAAGCCATTGACTCGCAGGGTGCTCGACTCACACAGCTGCTCAGTGAACAGGCCAACCAGGTGCTTTCCAGAGCAG GTGAAGGTAGTGAGGAGATTGGAAATATGATTCAGAATTACATCAAGGAAATCGAAGATCTCAG AGCAAAACTGCTTGAAAGTGAAGCCGTGAATGAGAACCTGAGGAGGAACCTCACGCGGGCGTCCACCCGTCCTCAGTTCTACggaggttctggagcgttctcATCTGCACTACTAGGAGCCGACCCCAGTCAGGAGACCGCTGACATAATTGAGATAGCCAAAAAGGATCTGGAGAAACTAAAGAGGAaggagaaaaagagaaagaagag TGCCAGCAAAGACGAAACACTTCACAGTGAGGCCAAGATCAGTGAGGGAGAGCCATCAGAACCCACCAATCACGAGCCAGAG GAAACCAGTGACCGCGAGGAAGGGGACGGAGAGGAAGAGGAAGAAGATGTAGATGAAGAGGAAATTGATGCTGAGGAGAGCTCTGATGAGTCTGATTCTGAACTCGATGAGAAGG AGGACTTCCAGGCTGACCTGGCCAACATCACATGTGAGATCGCCATTAAGCAGAAGTTAATCGATGAGCTGGAGAACAGTCAGAGACGCCTGCACACGCTCAAACAACAGTACGAACAAAAGCTCATGATGCTGCAGTGCAAAATCAAAGACACACAGCTGGAGAGAGACCGCGTCCTGCAGAACATGG GCTCTGTGGAGTCGTGTTCAGACGATAAAGCCAAGCGCATAAAGGCCGAGTATGAGAAGAAACTCGGTATCATGAACAAAGAGCTGCACAAACTTCAGGCGGCACAGAAAGAACACGCCCGCTTACTCAAGAACCAATCACAGTATGAGAAACAGATGAAGAAACTGCAGCAGGATTTAGCTGAAATGAAGAAGACCAAA GTGCGTCTGATGAAGCAGATGAAGGAGCAGCAGGAGAAAAGCAGGATGGCGGAGTCCCGGAGAAACCGTGAGATCGCCACACTCAAAAAGGACCAGCGTAAACAAGAG cATCAGCTGAAACTGCTAGAAGCTCAGAAAAGACAACAAGAGCTTATTCTGCGCAGGAAAACTGAAGAG GTGACTGCTCTAAGGCGACAGGTGCGGCCCATGTCAGGAAAGGTGACACGGAAAGGGAATGTACCTGAGCCGAGCCAGGATCACTTACATAGACCACCCTCAGGCCGGCCGTATCCGGGCTCCGGAGCACCTAATGGAACCAG ATTATACTACCGCAGGCCAGCTGGGATATATTCTACACGCATTGCCCGTGGGAAATGGCAGACTCTGGAACGGCGTATCTCTGACATCATCATGCAGCGAATGACCATTTCCAACATGGAGACAGACATGAATCGTCTTCTAAAG CAACGTGAAGAGCTGACACGGAGACGTGATAAGATcagcagaaagagagagagattactGGCAGAAGAGCCAGAAGGTGAGAAAGATGTTCAGACTCTGAATGAAGAACTGGAGTCTCTGCTGGCAAACATCGATTACATCAATGACAGCATCTCGGACTGCCAGGCCAACATCATGCAGATGGAGGAGGCAAAG GAGGAGGGCGACGCTGTTGATGTCTCAGCTGTGATTGGTTCCTGCACTTTGGCCGAGGCTCGATTTCTTCTCGATCATTTCATGTCCATGGCCATAAATAAG GGTCTACAGGCATCTCAGAAAGAGTCTCAGATAAAAGTGATGGAGGGCCGTCTCAAGCAAACTGAGATCAACAGTGCCACTCAGAACCAGCTGCTGTTCCACATGCTGAAGGAGAAGGCGGAGTTTAACCCAGAACTCGATGCTTTGTTGGGGAACGCTCTACAGG AACTAGGTAACATGCCCTCGG AAAATGGAGATGACAGTAGCAGCGATGAGTCCACTCAGAGTCCTGCTGTGGAAGGAAT CACACTGGCCTCAGACATCATGAAGTTATGTGGCGAAACCAAATCTAGGACCAAG GCTCGGAGAAGAACCACTACTCAAATGGAATTACTGTATGTTAACAACTGTGACTGTGGCCCAGAGACACCTCTACACCCAATGAGTGAGACAATAGAGGGGACTGGAGACCTGGAGTCTGCTGGAAATACAGTCAGAGACAGGGACTACATGCTTCCTGCTGGCTTGACCTCCAGAATGGGTAGCAT TAGCAGCTCTGGCAACAGACTTCCAACAGGGGGGCAAAAGAGAGTACCGGAACCTTCCCCTGTGTCCCGCAGGAAGACTTATGACAAGGGACAAGCTGACAAGGCTAAAGCTAAAGAGATCATACA AGGTGTGATCAGCCCCGTTCCTGTGTCGAAGAGCAGTCGTGCCGGATCTCTGCAGTGTGTGCATATAGCCGAGGGTCACAGTAAAGCTGTGCTATGTGTCGACTCCACCGATGACCTCCTCTTCACTGGATCTAAAG ACCGGACCTGTAAGGTGTGGAACCTGGTGACGGGACAGGAGATCATGTATTTGGGCGGCCATCCCAACAACGTCGTCTCTGTGCGTTACAGCTCCAGTCTGGTGTTCACCGTCTCCACTTCCTACATCAAAGTGTGGGACATTCGAGATTCGGCCAAGTGCATACGAACACTCAC TTCATCAGGTCTGGTGAACCCCGGTGACACGTGTGCAGCCAGTACAAACCGCACCGTCACCATCCCGGCCGGAGAGAACCAGATCAACCAGATATATCTGAACCCGAGCGGCACCGTTCTCTACGCTGCTGCAGGCAACTCTGTGCGCATGTGGGACCTCAGACG ATTCGTGTCTACAGGGAAGTTAACAGGGCACCTGAGTCCAGTCATGTGTTTGACTGTAGATCAGACCTGTAATGGACAAGATCTTGTTATCACCGGCTCAAAGGATCACTACATCAAG ATGTTTGATGTGACAGAGGGCGCTGTGGGTAGTATCAGTCCCACACATAACTTTGAGCCGCCCCACTATGATGGCATTGAGTCTCTGGTGGTTCAGGGGGACTGTTTGTTCAGCGGCTCCAGAGACAATGGCATTAAGAAATGGGACCTGGCCCGCAAGGACCTGTTGCAG CAGGTACCCAACGCTCACCGTGACTGGGTTTGCGCTCTGGGAATCGTCCCTGCGTCTCCCATCCTGCTAAGCGGCTGTAGAGGAGGAGTTCTCAAACTCTGGCACACGGACACGCTGAGTCCCCTCGGGGAGATCAGGGGTCATGAGAGTCCCATTAACGGCATCTCCACTAACAGCACTCATCTGTTCACTGCCTCAGA TGACCGGACAGTAAAGATCTGGCGTTCAAGAGGAGGTCTGGACAGCGGCACAGATGTGACTGACACTACTGATGACGCCGTCGGTAATTGA
- the kif21a gene encoding kinesin-like protein KIF21A isoform X3, with product MSGGQDESTVRVALRIRPQLAKEKIEGCHICTFVTPCEPQVVLGKDKAFTYDYVFDMDSTQDAIYANCTEKLIEGCLEGYNATIFAYGQTGSGKTYTMGTGFDVTIPDEELGIIPRAVSHLFKGIEQRRQAAADQGRPVPEFKISAQFLELYNEEVLDLFDTTRDMEMRKQKSHIKIHEDANGSIYTVGVTTRTVSSEAEMMQCLKLGALSRTTASTQMNVQSSRSHAIFTIHICQVRVCASGENPPEQDNETDNRLANNSSEMEEFETLTAKFHFVDLAGSERLKRTGATGDRAKEGISINCGLLALGNVISALGDRSKRSTHVPYRDSKLTRLLQDSLGGNSRTVMIACISPSDQDFMETLNTLKYANRARNIKNRVMVNQDKASQQISALRTEIARLQMELMEYRTGKRLVGEDGLESINDMYHENSMLQMENNNLRMRVKAMQEAIDSQGARLTQLLSEQANQVLSRAGEGSEEIGNMIQNYIKEIEDLRAKLLESEAVNENLRRNLTRASTRPQFYGGSGAFSSALLGADPSQETADIIEIAKKDLEKLKRKEKKRKKRLQQVLSDRREEEEEMEEDSASKDETLHSEAKISEGEPSEPTNHEPEETSDREEGDGEEEEEDVDEEEIDAEESSDESDSELDEKEDFQADLANITCEIAIKQKLIDELENSQRRLHTLKQQYEQKLMMLQCKIKDTQLERDRVLQNMGSVESCSDDKAKRIKAEYEKKLGIMNKELHKLQAAQKEHARLLKNQSQYEKQMKKLQQDLAEMKKTKVRLMKQMKEQQEKSRMAESRRNREIATLKKDQRKQEHQLKLLEAQKRQQELILRRKTEEVTALRRQVRPMSGKVTRKGNVPEPSQDHLHRPPSGRPYPGSGAPNGTRLYYRRPAGIYSTRIARGKWQTLERRISDIIMQRMTISNMETDMNRLLKQREELTRRRDKISRKRERLLAEEPEGEKDVQTLNEELESLLANIDYINDSISDCQANIMQMEEAKEEGDAVDVSAVIGSCTLAEARFLLDHFMSMAINKGLQASQKESQIKVMEGRLKQTEINSATQNQLLFHMLKEKAEFNPELDALLGNALQENGDDSSSDESTQSPAVEGITLASDIMKLCGETKSRTKARRRTTTQMELLYVNNCDCGPETPLHPMSETIEGTGDLESAGNTVRDRDYMLPAGLTSRMGSISSSGNRLPTGGQKRVPEPSPVSRRKTYDKGQADKAKAKEIIQGVISPVPVSKSSRAGSLQCVHIAEGHSKAVLCVDSTDDLLFTGSKDRTCKVWNLVTGQEIMYLGGHPNNVVSVRYSSSLVFTVSTSYIKVWDIRDSAKCIRTLTSSGLVNPGDTCAASTNRTVTIPAGENQINQIYLNPSGTVLYAAAGNSVRMWDLRRFVSTGKLTGHLSPVMCLTVDQTCNGQDLVITGSKDHYIKMFDVTEGAVGSISPTHNFEPPHYDGIESLVVQGDCLFSGSRDNGIKKWDLARKDLLQQVPNAHRDWVCALGIVPASPILLSGCRGGVLKLWHTDTLSPLGEIRGHESPINGISTNSTHLFTASDDRTVKIWRSRGGLDSGTDVTDTTDDAVGN from the exons GATTCGTCCTCAGCTTGCGAAGGAAAAGATCGAAGGATGTCACATCTGCACGTTCGTGACGCCCTGCGAGCCGCAAGTGGTTCTGGGAAAGGACAAGGCCTTCACATACGATTATGTGTTTGACATGGACTCAACCCAGGATGCCATCTATGCCAATTGCACTGAGAAACTCATCGAAGGATGTTTGGAGGGTTACAATGCAACTATCTTTGCCTATGGacag ACAGGGTCAGGGAAGACATATACAATGGGCACAGGGTTTGACGTGACCATACCAGATGAAGAGTTGGGCATCATCCCACGGGCGGTCAGTCATCTCTTCAAAGGCATTGAGCAGAGACGGCAGGCGGCTGCAGATCAGGGCCGACCCGTCCCAGAGTTCAAGATTAGTGCTCAGTTTTTAGAG TTATATAATGAGGAAGTGCTGGATCTGTTCGACACCACACGAGACATGGAGATGAGGAAACAGAAATCTCACATTAAAATTCATGAGGATGCCAACGGCAGCATCTACACTGTAGGGGTGACGACACGCACAGTTTCCTCAGAGGCAGAA ATGATGCAGTGTCTGAAGCTGGGCGCTCTCTCTCGCACCACCGCTAGCACACAGATGAACGTACAGAGTTCTCGATCCCACGCCATCTTCACCATTCACATCTGTCAAGTGCGTGTTTGTGCCTCTGGAGAAAAT CCCCCAGAACAGGACAATGAGACAGACAATCGACTGGCCAACAACTCGTCTGAGATGGAGGAGTTTGAGACACTTACAGCCAAGTTTCACTTTGTGGATCTGGCCGGGTCAGAGAGACTCAAGAGGACAGGGGCTACAGGGGACAGAGCTAAAGAAGGCATCTCCATTAACTGTGGACTG CTGGCATTGGGAAATGTGATCAGTGCTTTAGGAGACAGAAGCAAGCGCTCAACGCATGTGCCTTACAGGGACTCCAAACTTACTCGCCTTCTTCAAGATTCACTGGGGGGAAACAG CCGAACAGTGATGATCGCCTGCATAAGCCCGTCAGATCAGGACTTCATGGAGACCTTGAACACACTGAAGTACGCCAACCGGGCACGCAACATCAAGAACAGGGTGATGGTGAACCAAGACAAGGCCAGCCAGCAGATCAGCGCTCTGAGGACGGAGATCGCCCGATTGCAGATGGAGCTCATGGAGTACAGAACG GGGAAGCGTCTGGTTGGAGAAGACGGGTTGGAAAGCATCAATGACATGTATCATGAGAACTCAATGCTTCAGATGGAGAACAATAATCTGCGCATGCGTGTGAAGGCCATGCAGGAAGCCATTGACTCGCAGGGTGCTCGACTCACACAGCTGCTCAGTGAACAGGCCAACCAGGTGCTTTCCAGAGCAG GTGAAGGTAGTGAGGAGATTGGAAATATGATTCAGAATTACATCAAGGAAATCGAAGATCTCAG AGCAAAACTGCTTGAAAGTGAAGCCGTGAATGAGAACCTGAGGAGGAACCTCACGCGGGCGTCCACCCGTCCTCAGTTCTACggaggttctggagcgttctcATCTGCACTACTAGGAGCCGACCCCAGTCAGGAGACCGCTGACATAATTGAGATAGCCAAAAAGGATCTGGAGAAACTAAAGAGGAaggagaaaaagagaaagaagag ACTCCAGCAGGTGCTGAGTGACAGgagagaggaggaggaggagatgGAGGAAGACAG TGCCAGCAAAGACGAAACACTTCACAGTGAGGCCAAGATCAGTGAGGGAGAGCCATCAGAACCCACCAATCACGAGCCAGAG GAAACCAGTGACCGCGAGGAAGGGGACGGAGAGGAAGAGGAAGAAGATGTAGATGAAGAGGAAATTGATGCTGAGGAGAGCTCTGATGAGTCTGATTCTGAACTCGATGAGAAGG AGGACTTCCAGGCTGACCTGGCCAACATCACATGTGAGATCGCCATTAAGCAGAAGTTAATCGATGAGCTGGAGAACAGTCAGAGACGCCTGCACACGCTCAAACAACAGTACGAACAAAAGCTCATGATGCTGCAGTGCAAAATCAAAGACACACAGCTGGAGAGAGACCGCGTCCTGCAGAACATGG GCTCTGTGGAGTCGTGTTCAGACGATAAAGCCAAGCGCATAAAGGCCGAGTATGAGAAGAAACTCGGTATCATGAACAAAGAGCTGCACAAACTTCAGGCGGCACAGAAAGAACACGCCCGCTTACTCAAGAACCAATCACAGTATGAGAAACAGATGAAGAAACTGCAGCAGGATTTAGCTGAAATGAAGAAGACCAAA GTGCGTCTGATGAAGCAGATGAAGGAGCAGCAGGAGAAAAGCAGGATGGCGGAGTCCCGGAGAAACCGTGAGATCGCCACACTCAAAAAGGACCAGCGTAAACAAGAG cATCAGCTGAAACTGCTAGAAGCTCAGAAAAGACAACAAGAGCTTATTCTGCGCAGGAAAACTGAAGAG GTGACTGCTCTAAGGCGACAGGTGCGGCCCATGTCAGGAAAGGTGACACGGAAAGGGAATGTACCTGAGCCGAGCCAGGATCACTTACATAGACCACCCTCAGGCCGGCCGTATCCGGGCTCCGGAGCACCTAATGGAACCAG ATTATACTACCGCAGGCCAGCTGGGATATATTCTACACGCATTGCCCGTGGGAAATGGCAGACTCTGGAACGGCGTATCTCTGACATCATCATGCAGCGAATGACCATTTCCAACATGGAGACAGACATGAATCGTCTTCTAAAG CAACGTGAAGAGCTGACACGGAGACGTGATAAGATcagcagaaagagagagagattactGGCAGAAGAGCCAGAAGGTGAGAAAGATGTTCAGACTCTGAATGAAGAACTGGAGTCTCTGCTGGCAAACATCGATTACATCAATGACAGCATCTCGGACTGCCAGGCCAACATCATGCAGATGGAGGAGGCAAAG GAGGAGGGCGACGCTGTTGATGTCTCAGCTGTGATTGGTTCCTGCACTTTGGCCGAGGCTCGATTTCTTCTCGATCATTTCATGTCCATGGCCATAAATAAG GGTCTACAGGCATCTCAGAAAGAGTCTCAGATAAAAGTGATGGAGGGCCGTCTCAAGCAAACTGAGATCAACAGTGCCACTCAGAACCAGCTGCTGTTCCACATGCTGAAGGAGAAGGCGGAGTTTAACCCAGAACTCGATGCTTTGTTGGGGAACGCTCTACAGG AAAATGGAGATGACAGTAGCAGCGATGAGTCCACTCAGAGTCCTGCTGTGGAAGGAAT CACACTGGCCTCAGACATCATGAAGTTATGTGGCGAAACCAAATCTAGGACCAAG GCTCGGAGAAGAACCACTACTCAAATGGAATTACTGTATGTTAACAACTGTGACTGTGGCCCAGAGACACCTCTACACCCAATGAGTGAGACAATAGAGGGGACTGGAGACCTGGAGTCTGCTGGAAATACAGTCAGAGACAGGGACTACATGCTTCCTGCTGGCTTGACCTCCAGAATGGGTAGCAT TAGCAGCTCTGGCAACAGACTTCCAACAGGGGGGCAAAAGAGAGTACCGGAACCTTCCCCTGTGTCCCGCAGGAAGACTTATGACAAGGGACAAGCTGACAAGGCTAAAGCTAAAGAGATCATACA AGGTGTGATCAGCCCCGTTCCTGTGTCGAAGAGCAGTCGTGCCGGATCTCTGCAGTGTGTGCATATAGCCGAGGGTCACAGTAAAGCTGTGCTATGTGTCGACTCCACCGATGACCTCCTCTTCACTGGATCTAAAG ACCGGACCTGTAAGGTGTGGAACCTGGTGACGGGACAGGAGATCATGTATTTGGGCGGCCATCCCAACAACGTCGTCTCTGTGCGTTACAGCTCCAGTCTGGTGTTCACCGTCTCCACTTCCTACATCAAAGTGTGGGACATTCGAGATTCGGCCAAGTGCATACGAACACTCAC TTCATCAGGTCTGGTGAACCCCGGTGACACGTGTGCAGCCAGTACAAACCGCACCGTCACCATCCCGGCCGGAGAGAACCAGATCAACCAGATATATCTGAACCCGAGCGGCACCGTTCTCTACGCTGCTGCAGGCAACTCTGTGCGCATGTGGGACCTCAGACG ATTCGTGTCTACAGGGAAGTTAACAGGGCACCTGAGTCCAGTCATGTGTTTGACTGTAGATCAGACCTGTAATGGACAAGATCTTGTTATCACCGGCTCAAAGGATCACTACATCAAG ATGTTTGATGTGACAGAGGGCGCTGTGGGTAGTATCAGTCCCACACATAACTTTGAGCCGCCCCACTATGATGGCATTGAGTCTCTGGTGGTTCAGGGGGACTGTTTGTTCAGCGGCTCCAGAGACAATGGCATTAAGAAATGGGACCTGGCCCGCAAGGACCTGTTGCAG CAGGTACCCAACGCTCACCGTGACTGGGTTTGCGCTCTGGGAATCGTCCCTGCGTCTCCCATCCTGCTAAGCGGCTGTAGAGGAGGAGTTCTCAAACTCTGGCACACGGACACGCTGAGTCCCCTCGGGGAGATCAGGGGTCATGAGAGTCCCATTAACGGCATCTCCACTAACAGCACTCATCTGTTCACTGCCTCAGA TGACCGGACAGTAAAGATCTGGCGTTCAAGAGGAGGTCTGGACAGCGGCACAGATGTGACTGACACTACTGATGACGCCGTCGGTAATTGA